The Dongia rigui genome includes the window CGAGGCAATCAACATCAGGGCCGTGAGCACGCGATGAAACTGGTGAAGCACTTAGCCAATCTGGGTTACGGCAGCCGCAAGGAAGTGGCGGCGATGATCCGCAACGGCCGCTTCACCGATGAAGCCGGCCATGAGATCGACGAGGATGCGGATATCGCCCATGGTGCGCTGCGCTTCGACGGCGAAAGGCTGGACCCCGATGCCAGCGCCGTCGTCATGATGCATAAGCCGCTGGGTGTTACCTGCTCGACCAAGGATCCGGGTCGTATCGTCTATGACATCCTCCCCATGCGCTGGCGATTCCGCAAACCGCCCGTCTCGCCCATCGGCCGGCTGGACCGCGACACATCCGGCCTGCTGCTCTTCACCGCCGACGGCGCCTTCCTGCACCGCGTGATCTCGCCCAAATCGAATGTGCCGAAGGTCTATGAGGTGACGTTGGCAAGGCCGCTTGAGGGCCATGAGAAAGACCTCTTTGCCGCCGGCACGATGATGTTGGAATCGGAAACGAAGCCGCTGCTGCCGGCCGAGCTCGAGGTCACGGGCGAAAAGACCGCGCGCCTGACGCTGCATGAAGGGCGCTATCACCAGGTGCGTCGCATGTTCGCCGCCACCGGCAATCATGTCGAGGCGCTGCATCGCGCGCAGATCGGTTTGCTCACTTTGGGCGATTTGCCGGAAGGCGAGTGGCGCGAATTGACGGCGGAAGAGATCGGCCGCGTCATCCTCGCCTAGGCGAAGGCGAAGTAATCCACCAGGTAATGCGCGAAACCCACCGGCCACAGCGAGCCGGTGCGGCGATAGCACATCATCGCCACGACACCGTAGAGGCCAGCGGCGATCATGCCGGCCGGTGCCCGCCACCAGTGATAGAGGCCAAAGAGCAGGCTGGTGACCAGGACCGTGCGCCAGGTGCCCCAGCCAAGGGCGGCAAAGACCTGGGCGCCGAGCTTGCGGAAGACCAGTTCCTCATGCAGCGCCACCAGCGCCAAACCCAAGGTGATATCGAAGGCATAGAGCACGCCCCTGGGCGCCGGGTAATTGCCCAGCGGCAATTGGGGAAAGGCCGCAAAGAGATAGCTGTCGATGGGGGCCAGCCGGAACAGCAGCGCGATGCCGACGATCCAGAGGACGGCTTCCAGCGTGCCGACCTTGAGGTCGTCGCGCTGGCGCAGGCACCAGCGCCCGGCGGGCAGGATGAGGATGACCGCGATGGCGGCGATCCGGCCGGCGTAATCGGCCAGCAGCCAGGGCAGCGCCTCGGTCTGCCCGAGCCGGTAGAGCTGGGCAGGCAGCATGGCGAGCATCGCCAGGACGAAGCAGAAGGCCAGGCGCTGGGACCGGGGAATCGGGTCGGTCCGGAGGCGCTGCCCCTGCAGCAATATGTCGATATCCGTCATGCTGCCCCCCGATGGCCGCATCCAGTGTTCCAACCCCGATGACCAGCATGCCAGCAGGGCCGGGGACAGACTGTGATGTCCGTCACACTTGGTGGGCGGCAGGGGCTGGCTCGCTTAGCTGTAGAAATAGGGATCGAGCACCCTCACTTCCGTGATGTTGGTGACCGGCAGGTTGGTCTTGCCGGCCACCCGGCGGATCGCTTCCGGATTGGGGCCGTCATAGACGCAGTAGGACTTCCTCTTATCCGTGCTGACATAGGAATGGACCCAGGTGACGCCGTCGGTCAGGTTGGTTTCGACCACCTTCAAGCAGGCCTTGGCACCTTCGTCATTGATGGGCACCACGAGGCCGGCCGCGAATTCGCGTTCGACGACATAGCGGGGCATGTTCTTCTCCTGTGCGTGAGCGGGCCGGTTGGCGCCGGCAACAACCCAGGCTAGGCAAGGAGCGATGCCCGATCATCGGGAGTCCTCCCTATTTTTCCCCGCCTCCGCGGCCGTGGTCAGCCGCTAGGGTTGCCAGGGCCGCTTGCCGATCTCGGCATGAACGTCGGCCGCCGTCAGGCCGACATCCTTGAGCATATGAGGGCTGAGGGCACTTAGATGCCGGCGTTGCTGCAGGCGCGCATGCCAGTCCAGCAGACGCAGCACCAAGCTTGCCAACCGCCCGGAACGCGGCAGCGGCACGGTGCGCGACAGGCTGTCGGTTGGCTCGCAGGAAAGGCAGGTTTCCGACATCTCAGAGCTCCCGCTCGAAGAAATAGAGCCAGGCATCGAGTGCTGCCTCGAGCGGGTGATAAGGCTGGATGCGGCTGAAGCCGAGGCTTTCGTAGAGGCGGATGGCTTCGATCTGGTGGCGGCTGGTATCAAGGCGGATCGCGTGATAACCGATCGCCTTGGCCTCGGCGAGGACGCGCTCGGCGAGTGCCCGGCCCAGACCCAGGCCGCGATAGGGATCATCGACATAAAGCCGCTTCATTTCGGCAATCCCGAGACCCAGATTGCGCAAGGCAATGCAGCCCGCCGGACGGCCGCGGTGATAGGCGATGAACAGCGCGCCATGGGGTGCCGCGAAGGCGCCCGGCAGTTCCGCCAGTTCACGTGCGAAGGTGGCTTCGTCGAAATAGCGATCGACCAGGGCGATATCCGCCGCATGGCGCCGCCGGTGCCAGGCGACGAAGTTGCGCATCAGATGGCGCGCGTCGTCGAGTTCGGTCGTGGTCGTTGCCCGGACGATATCGCGTGCCGCAGCGGCCTCGGAACGGCGCGGCTGCAATTGGGGTTGTGACATGATGATTCCTGCATTGTTGCGGATATCATGTACTTAGAAGGGTGGGGCCATCCCGGCATCGGGAGGACTACCCATTTTTTGGCTACTTGCTCTTGGCTAACGCGAGAGTGCCTTCCGGCTCGACCAGACCGAGACGGTTGGCCATGGCGGCCGCTTCGCCACGCGAGCGCACGCCGAGCTTGGCCAGAATCGACGAGACGTGGTGGTCGATAGTCTTTTCCGACACGAACAGGCGGCGCGCGATGTCGGCATTGCGCAGACCCTCGGTCAATTGCGCGAGGACGCCGAGCTCCCGCGTGGTGAGGCCATGGGGATTGTGGCGATGGCGTTCCTGCACACCCCGCGCCACGCTGCGCACGCCCGCCGCGCGCAACCGCCGCCGCAGGATCCCGGCGAGCGGCATGGCACCCAGTCCTTCCGCCACCGTGAGGGCGGCGCGCAGATCGTTCTCGTCCGGGCTGTCGGCCAGATGCATGGCGCGCAGGTAAGCACAGCCCTTGTCGCACCATTGCGTCGCCGCCTGCGCCGGACGACCGGCCAGGGCCTCGACCGTCGGGCCGGAACAGCCATCCGCCTCGTTCCGCGTCGGATCGAGGCGGTAGCGCCAGAAGGCGATCTCGGCATTTATCCAGCCTTCCGGCTGCGCCTTGGCGAGGACTGCCGCTTCATCGAGCTCGGTCGCGCGGTCTTCAAGCCTGCCCTGCAGCCAGGCGGATTCAGCGAGTGCCACGACCACAAGGCCGATGCGCTGCAGCTCGCCGGTGGGCTTGGCCAATGCATAGGCTTCCTCCAGCAGCGCGTCGGCTCCCGGATCGCCGCGCCGCGCCCGCACCAGGCCCAAGGCGTAGAGGGCGGGGATGCGGCTGATCGGCGCCGTGCGCGGGTGGCGGATGACGGCCTCGGCATCTGCCTGCGCCTCGCTCCAGGCGCCGCGGTCGAGTGCCGCGCGTGCCCGCACCGTGGTCATGTAGCGGCCCCAGGACCCCAGATCGTGCTGGTCGCAAAAGGCGATGCCGGCATCGAGATAAGGCTTGGCAGCGCGGAAATCATGCATGTCGACCGCGCGCGTTGCCAGATTGGTATAGGCGCGCGCCGCCTGCTCGCGAAAACCGCCGGCCAGCGCCAGGCCCAGGCTGCGCTCCAGATCCTCCCAGCCGCCGTTATCGCCTTCCGTGAGGCGCGCGGCACCGACATTGTTGTAGGCGTGGCTGAGGATTTCGGTCTCGTTGAAACGTGTCGCCAGTGCGATCGCCTTGGCACCCCAATCGCGCGCCAGCTGTGTCCGATGCGACAGCATGTAGAGCTGCGCGCAATTGCTGTAGGCCATGGCGAGTTCCGGCCCCGGCGGCAGCGTTTCAAGCAGCGCAATCGTTTCCTTGGCATATTGCTCGGCCACGGCATTCTGGCCGTTGAACCAGGAGAGGCGCGACAGCCAACGCAGATTGTCGCCTTCCTTGAGGCGTTCGCCGACCTCGCGCCACAAGGCCAAGGCGGCTTGGCGCGCGGCAATCGCCTCCTCCGTGCGGTCGGTCACATAGCATTCATAAGAGAAGCTTTCATAGAGCGCCGCCTTCTCGGCCGGCGGCAGGGCGCTGGCATAGCGCAGCGCTGTCTCGTAATGCGCCGACGCCTCACGATGGGCGCTGAGCGCTGCGGCACGGGCAGCGGCGATGGGGGCAAGGCGCAAGACCGCGGCACTGTCCTGCGCGCGGTCGGCATGATGCACCAGGCGCGCGGCCACCACCTCGCCCGGCGCATGATTCTGCAGGGCATGGAGGATGCAGGCATGGAGATCGCGCCGGCGCGGGATCGGCACATTCTCCTCGACCGCGCGGCGCGCCAGCTCGTGGCGGAAGGCCAGCGCCCCGTCTTCCTGTGCCACCATGCCGACGGCAAGGCAGGCATCGATCGCCTCGGCATCGCCGCCGACCGTGCGCTCGATCAGCCAGCGTTCGGCCTTGCCCGGGACCAGCGACGCCACATCGGCGACATTGCGCGCCGCTGGCGGCAGGCGCACCAGCCGCGCCATGACCGCATCGCGCACCGTCGCCGGCACCTTGTCGTCTTGGCTCGCCAGCACTTCGGTGATGAAGAACGGATTGCCGCAAGTGGTGGCGTAGATGCCGGCAGGCGATCGGCCGACCGAGGCCGCGAGCCAAGCGACCGCCTCGGCACTCAAGGGCGCCAGTTCCAGGCGCCGCAGAAAGGTCGGCGGCAGATCGCCGATGACGGCGCGCAAGGGGTGGCGCTGGCCCACCTCGTCATCGCGATAGCTCACCACCAGCAACACGCCCAGCGCATTGAGGCGCCGGCCGAGAAATTTGATGAGGTCGAGCGTCGCCTCATCGGCCCAATGCACATCCTCGAAGACAAGGATGGTGGGCAGGCTGCTGCGGTCCAATTCTTCGATGGTCAGGTTGAAGGCGATCTCGCGCCGGTCGGCGGCATCGATGGCACTCGCAAAGCCACCGCCGATCTGGCGCGCGATGTCGTAAAGCGGTGCCAGGGGATGCGGTGTGAACAGGGCTTCGCAGCCGCCCCACAGAATGCGGAACAGGTGGCCGGATTGGCACAGGGACAGATGGCCCGATTGATCGCTGGTAAACTGCCGCAGCAGCGACGTCTTGCCGATGCCGGCCTCGCCGGTGACCAGCACGACGCGGCCCTCGCCATCGGCCGCCTCGCAGGCCCAGCCCGCCAGCGATTTCAAATGCGATTCCCGTTCGAGCAAGCTCATGATGCGTTGTTCCCCTGTGCCGCGCCGAGGTGCCAAGCCCCGGCTGCCGCGCCCCTACTGGGGTGTGCGGTGGTGCGTTACCACGTGCATTTCACACCCCGCAAGCGAAGCCAAGTCCAGTTTCAGGACTCACCGTAAGTTGAGGAATGACGCATATGAAATGCTTTTTTGCGCCCCTTAAACAGGAAACAGCGCAACTTGCACAAGGTTGTGGGCCGCCCAAAATACCGGCAGATTTCCGGCCCGCATATCTGGCGATAACACAAGGACACATCACGGTGAAGATCAAAGACCGCATCCAGGACGTTCTGCGCGCCGAGGCCGCCGCCATCATGGGCATTGATGTCACGGACAGCTTCGTCGAGGCCGTCTCCTGGCTCGTCGCCTGCCGCGGCAAGGTGGTCGTCACCGGCATCGGCAAGGCGGGGCAGGTGGCGCTTAAATATGCCGCGATCCTGAATGCCACCGGCACACCCGCCTTCTTCCTGCATGCGGCGGAGGCGGCCCATGGCGACCTCGGCAGCCTCGGCGCGGGCGACCTGCTCATCGCCTTTTCCGTGAGCGGTACATCTTCTGAAGTGGTTGGCGCGGTCTCCCACGCGCGGCAGCTTGGCGTTGGCCGCGTCCTCGCCGTGACCGCATCCAAGCAATCTCCGCTTGGCCAAGCGGCCGACCTCGTCATCGAGATGGGCCGCATCGAGGAGGCCTGCCCCCTCGGCCTCACCGCCACCGCCAGCACCGCCGTCATGTCGGCCATCGGCGACGCCCTGGCCCTCGCCGCCATGGAGCAACGCGGTTACACCGCTGCAGATTTCGGCAAACGCCATCCCGGCGGCGCGCTGGGCCAGGCCACCAAGACACCCTGAAAAGCGGATAACTTGCCAAAGTTGCAACGCCTTGGCATAGTGCGCGGCATAATTGTTCACGGTTTACCCCAGCAACTCCAGGCAGCACCCATGGTCGCGCGCGTTCGCACGGTAGCTTTCGAAGGCGTCGATGTGCGGCCCATTGATGCGCAGGTGCAGATTTCGGGCGGCATGCCGGCCTTTACGCTGGTGGGCCTCCCGGACAAGGCGGTGGGAGAGAGCCGGGAGCGGGTGCGGGCGGCGTTGACCGCCATTGGCCTCGCGCTTCCCCCTAAGCGCATCACGGTGAACCTGGCCCCCGCTGACCTCTTGAAAGAGGGATCGCATTTCGACCTTCCCATCGCCTTGGGGCTGCTGGCCGCCATGGGCGTCATTGAGGCCTCCTCGCTCGATGCATTCGTCGTGCTGGGCGAGCTGGGGCTGGATGGATCGGTCGCCGCAGTGGCGGGCGTGCTGCCGGCGGCACTCCATGCCGCCTCGAGCGATCTCGGCCTCATCTGTCCCGAGGCACAGGGTGGCGAGGCGGCCTGGGCGGGCGAGATCAATGTCGTGGCGCCAGGCAATCTCCTCGCGCTCATGCATCATCTCAAAGGCCAGCAGGTGCTGCGGGCGCCCGAGCCGAAGATGGCGGAGGATGCCGGCTCGACCCTGGACCTCAAGGACATCAAGGGCCAGGAGAGTGCCAAGCGTGCCTTGGAGATCGCCGCCGCCGGCGGCCATAACCTGCTGATGATCGGCCCGCCGGGATCGGGGAAGTCGATGCTGGCGCAACGCCTGCCCGGCCTGCTGCCGCCGCTTTCCCCGGCGGAAGCGTTGGAAGTCACCATGATCCATAGCCTTGCCGGCAATCTTGCCGAAGGAAGGTTGCTGCGCCGCCGTCCGTTTCGCGACCCGCATCATTCGGCAAGCCTGCCGGCCCTGGTCGGCGGTGGCCTTCGCGCGCGGCCGGGGGAGATCAGCCTCGCCCATCTCGGCGTCCTCTTCCTCGACGAGTTGCCGGAATTTCAGCGCGCGACCTTGGAAGCCCTGCGCCAGCCGATGGAGACGGGCCGCGTCTCGATCGCGCGTGCCAATGCCCATGTGACCTATCCAGCAAGGGTGCAGGTCGTGGCGGCGATGAACCCCTGCCGCTGCGGGCATCTCGGCGACCCGGCCCTGGGTTGCGGCAAGGCCCCCAAATGCGCACTGGATTACCAGTCGCGCATTTCCGGGCCGATCTTCGACCGCATCGATCTCCATGTCGACGTGCCGGCGGTTTCCGCCGCCGATCTATCCCTGCCCCCACCGGCCGAAGGCAGTGCCGAGGTGGCCGCCCGCGTCGCCGCCGCCCGTGCGCGGCAGATTGAGCGCTACGCCGCCCATAACTTGCGCAGCAATGCCGAGGCCGATGGCGAGATATTGGAAATCCTCGCCGCCCCCGATGCAGAAGGGCGCCGCCTGCTCACCCAAGCGGTCGAGAAGTTCCGCCTCTCGGCCCGCGGCTATCACCGCGTGCTGCGCGTGGCACGCACACTGGCCGACCTCGCCGACGCCAAGGACGTCCGCGCCATCCATATCGCCGAGGCCCTCGGCTACCGGCGGCTGGCGCCAAGCCGATAGCAGGTATGCGTGTATGAAGCGCCCCAGGCGAAAAGACGGGTGATTTACGCCCGATAATAAGCCAACGCGCGCCCCGGATGGGTGCTACACTATCTTTCTGCGACAATCTTAGTTGTCGCTGTGAGGCCCGGCTACGGCTCCCATTGCGCGAGCCTCGGTCCCCGAGGGGCACCCATGACCATAGCGGCGCCTGTACATCTTGAAGCGGCAAGCACTTTGGCCGTCATCGCGGCCTCGAAAGCGCCCCTTGTTTTTATGGACGGCAATCTGATCGTGATCGCCGTCAGCAGGTCTTTCTGCACCACCTTCCGGATCGATCCGGCCCTGACGACCGGCACCAGGTTTTCCGACCTGGGTGGCGGCGAATGGGACCTGCCGCAGCTGTCATCGCTGTTGAACGCGACGGCTTCTGGATTCGCCGAGATCGACGATTACGAAATGGACTTGATCCGTGCAGATGGCAATACCCGCCGCCTGGTGCTGAACGCGCATAAACTGGAGTATGGCGACGCCGACAATGTTCGCCTTCTGCTGGCGGTGAACGACGTCACCGAGGCGCGCGCCGCGGAGGCATTGAAAGACGATCTGCTGCGCGAAAAAGGCATTCTGCTGCAGGAAGTCCAGCACCGCGTTGCCAA containing:
- a CDS encoding YifB family Mg chelatase-like AAA ATPase: MVARVRTVAFEGVDVRPIDAQVQISGGMPAFTLVGLPDKAVGESRERVRAALTAIGLALPPKRITVNLAPADLLKEGSHFDLPIALGLLAAMGVIEASSLDAFVVLGELGLDGSVAAVAGVLPAALHAASSDLGLICPEAQGGEAAWAGEINVVAPGNLLALMHHLKGQQVLRAPEPKMAEDAGSTLDLKDIKGQESAKRALEIAAAGGHNLLMIGPPGSGKSMLAQRLPGLLPPLSPAEALEVTMIHSLAGNLAEGRLLRRRPFRDPHHSASLPALVGGGLRARPGEISLAHLGVLFLDELPEFQRATLEALRQPMETGRVSIARANAHVTYPARVQVVAAMNPCRCGHLGDPALGCGKAPKCALDYQSRISGPIFDRIDLHVDVPAVSAADLSLPPPAEGSAEVAARVAAARARQIERYAAHNLRSNAEADGEILEILAAPDAEGRRLLTQAVEKFRLSARGYHRVLRVARTLADLADAKDVRAIHIAEALGYRRLAPSR
- a CDS encoding DUF4242 domain-containing protein, whose translation is MPRYVVEREFAAGLVVPINDEGAKACLKVVETNLTDGVTWVHSYVSTDKRKSYCVYDGPNPEAIRRVAGKTNLPVTNITEVRVLDPYFYS
- a CDS encoding type II CAAX endopeptidase family protein, encoding MTDIDILLQGQRLRTDPIPRSQRLAFCFVLAMLAMLPAQLYRLGQTEALPWLLADYAGRIAAIAVILILPAGRWCLRQRDDLKVGTLEAVLWIVGIALLFRLAPIDSYLFAAFPQLPLGNYPAPRGVLYAFDITLGLALVALHEELVFRKLGAQVFAALGWGTWRTVLVTSLLFGLYHWWRAPAGMIAAGLYGVVAMMCYRRTGSLWPVGFAHYLVDYFAFA
- a CDS encoding GNAT family N-acetyltransferase — encoded protein: MSQPQLQPRRSEAAAARDIVRATTTTELDDARHLMRNFVAWHRRRHAADIALVDRYFDEATFARELAELPGAFAAPHGALFIAYHRGRPAGCIALRNLGLGIAEMKRLYVDDPYRGLGLGRALAERVLAEAKAIGYHAIRLDTSRHQIEAIRLYESLGFSRIQPYHPLEAALDAWLYFFEREL
- a CDS encoding pseudouridine synthase, whose protein sequence is MKLVKHLANLGYGSRKEVAAMIRNGRFTDEAGHEIDEDADIAHGALRFDGERLDPDASAVVMMHKPLGVTCSTKDPGRIVYDILPMRWRFRKPPVSPIGRLDRDTSGLLLFTADGAFLHRVISPKSNVPKVYEVTLARPLEGHEKDLFAAGTMMLESETKPLLPAELEVTGEKTARLTLHEGRYHQVRRMFAATGNHVEALHRAQIGLLTLGDLPEGEWRELTAEEIGRVILA
- a CDS encoding SIS domain-containing protein gives rise to the protein MKIKDRIQDVLRAEAAAIMGIDVTDSFVEAVSWLVACRGKVVVTGIGKAGQVALKYAAILNATGTPAFFLHAAEAAHGDLGSLGAGDLLIAFSVSGTSSEVVGAVSHARQLGVGRVLAVTASKQSPLGQAADLVIEMGRIEEACPLGLTATASTAVMSAIGDALALAAMEQRGYTAADFGKRHPGGALGQATKTP
- a CDS encoding ATP-binding protein, with protein sequence MSLLERESHLKSLAGWACEAADGEGRVVLVTGEAGIGKTSLLRQFTSDQSGHLSLCQSGHLFRILWGGCEALFTPHPLAPLYDIARQIGGGFASAIDAADRREIAFNLTIEELDRSSLPTILVFEDVHWADEATLDLIKFLGRRLNALGVLLVVSYRDDEVGQRHPLRAVIGDLPPTFLRRLELAPLSAEAVAWLAASVGRSPAGIYATTCGNPFFITEVLASQDDKVPATVRDAVMARLVRLPPAARNVADVASLVPGKAERWLIERTVGGDAEAIDACLAVGMVAQEDGALAFRHELARRAVEENVPIPRRRDLHACILHALQNHAPGEVVAARLVHHADRAQDSAAVLRLAPIAAARAAALSAHREASAHYETALRYASALPPAEKAALYESFSYECYVTDRTEEAIAARQAALALWREVGERLKEGDNLRWLSRLSWFNGQNAVAEQYAKETIALLETLPPGPELAMAYSNCAQLYMLSHRTQLARDWGAKAIALATRFNETEILSHAYNNVGAARLTEGDNGGWEDLERSLGLALAGGFREQAARAYTNLATRAVDMHDFRAAKPYLDAGIAFCDQHDLGSWGRYMTTVRARAALDRGAWSEAQADAEAVIRHPRTAPISRIPALYALGLVRARRGDPGADALLEEAYALAKPTGELQRIGLVVVALAESAWLQGRLEDRATELDEAAVLAKAQPEGWINAEIAFWRYRLDPTRNEADGCSGPTVEALAGRPAQAATQWCDKGCAYLRAMHLADSPDENDLRAALTVAEGLGAMPLAGILRRRLRAAGVRSVARGVQERHRHNPHGLTTRELGVLAQLTEGLRNADIARRLFVSEKTIDHHVSSILAKLGVRSRGEAAAMANRLGLVEPEGTLALAKSK
- a CDS encoding DUF1127 domain-containing protein; its protein translation is MSETCLSCEPTDSLSRTVPLPRSGRLASLVLRLLDWHARLQQRRHLSALSPHMLKDVGLTAADVHAEIGKRPWQP